A region from the Etheostoma spectabile isolate EspeVRDwgs_2016 chromosome 9, UIUC_Espe_1.0, whole genome shotgun sequence genome encodes:
- the LOC116695755 gene encoding keratin, type I cytoskeletal 9-like, whose protein sequence is MSMYGSQKALYTGRRVGSKGDLTGGGTMQYSRSEIMHGGGNGYDPYMDAEYNNYTFSKSSGGGMGGGMSRGKMSGSGGEMMSAMSGGMVNAAMSGGRGGGMMSGTGGG, encoded by the coding sequence ATGAGTATGTACGGGTCTCAGAAGGCCCTGTACACGGGCCGCAGGGTCGGCTCCAAAGGTGACTTGACTGGCGGGGGGACTATGCAGTACTCCCGGAGCGAGATCATGCACGGAGGCGGTAATGGATACGATCCCTACATGGACGCAGAGTACAACAACTACACCTTTTCAAAGTCATCTGGAGGCGGTATGGGGGGCGGAATGTCACGCGGAAAAATGAGCGGTTCTGGAGGCGAGATGATGAGCGCAATGTCGGGCGGTATGGTTAACGCCGCAATGTCGGGCGGCAGGGGAGGCGGAATGATGAGCGGTACGGGAGGCGGA